The nucleotide sequence AACGGCGCTACTATAGGGGTAACTGCGCCATCATCTGGTGTACCAGAGTATTTGCATGAACTGATCAGGCTGGCATGCAGTCGTATGGAGAGCAGGGGGTATTCCATCGTTTGCAAAGATACAGTCTGGACACAGGAAAAAGCCAAGTCAGCTCCTGCCACAAATCGCGCAGCCGAATTCAACGCCCTGATGCAAGATGAAGACGTCGATATCATCATCCCTCCCTGGGGTGGCGAGCTGCTGATTGAGATTTTAGACAAGCTTGATTTCCAGTCCATGCAACCAAAATGGGTGTTAGGCTATTCAGATGTGAGTGTGCTGTTGTTTGCGATTACATTAAAAACGGGGATGGCTACGGCCCATGGCACGAATCTGGTGGATATGCGTGGAGCACATATGGATGAGACGACGGCCATGTGGGAAACGGTTCTGTCCACGCAAAAGGGCGAGTCGGTTTTGCAGTACTCTTCCCCGATGTATCAAAAGGAATGGCAGCATGCGAATCCTTCGCCGCATATCTTTCACCTGACGGAACCGACTGTATGGAAAACCACAGAGACTACTCCCCACGTAAACATGCAGGGACGGCTACTTGGTGGCTGTATCGATATCCTTCGGCATGTGATTGGCACACCGTATGGGGACGTGCAAACGTTTCAAAGAGAACAGATCGGGAATGAAGTGATCATCTGGTATTTGGAAAACTGTGAGCTATCTGCGACTGATCAGCGCAGATCTTTGGTACAAATGAAGCTGGCCGGATGGTTCGATCATTGTGCGGGGATCATGTTTGGGCGCAGTCCAGTGAATCAGGCGGTCGACGGCTACACCGTGGAAGATGTCTATCAGGAGCTGGCTTGTGAGCTGCAAGTCCCTGTTCTCTACGATGTAGATTGTGGGCATATGCCGCCACAAATCACGTTTATTAATGGCGCATTTGCTGAAGTGGAGCTATCTTTCGAAAAAGGAAGCGTCCGGCAATATTTTCGGCCATAAGCATAAAAAACGAGGGCTTCCCAACGAATGGGAAGTCCTCGTAGCATGTAAGCATACATGATTTTTAGCCTTGCTTCTCGTTGTAATGGGGGAGAGGATGTTCCTCCGTCGTTTCACGTTTATTTTTGGCCGATTCACGTGTACGCAGAGTGGACAAGGCGACACCGAGGAAAATAAATGCGCCACCAGCGAAAAAGCCAACACCCAAATGTTCATGTAGCAACAGCCAGCCTAAAAATGCACCGACAATGGGCTGAACAAAAAAGAATCCGGCCCCACTCCCTGCGGGCAGCAGCTCGAAGCCTTTGTTCCACAAATAAAAAGCACCTGCGGTAGAAATCATCCCAATATAGAGGACGCCTGCCCATATGTCCCAACCAAATTGCCAGGAGACAGGCGTGACAGACAACTCCCAAAACATGAGCGGACTCGTAAAGATGATGCCAAACAATGCTACGTAGGTAGTGACTAGCAGGGACGAATAGCGCTGCGTTGCCTTTTTGCTGAGAACGGTATACAATCCCCAGCTAATCGCTGCTACGAACAAAATCAGGTTGCCTGCCAGGGAAGACTGGGCGTCAGTTTGATCTGGAACACCGATGACGATGATGACACCAATCGTCGCTAACAAAATACCCGCTGCCTGCTTCAGATGGATGCGCTCCTTTAATAGCCAAACTGCGAAAATGGCAATAAAGGCAGGGGATGCAGAGGTAATCAATGCACCCATGTGGGCAGTAGACAGCTTGGTACCAAGAAATTGTGCGGCGATTGAGATCGTGACCCCAACGAAGGCGATGGCCATCAGCAGAGGATAATCTTTTCTCGCGACACGCTCCTTGCGACCAATGGTAAATGCCCCCAACACGACTAAAGCAATGCAAAAGCGAAAAATCAATAGCGTGAACGGTGGAATCACTTCCAACACGACCTTGCTGACGACATAAACACCGCCCCAGATCGCTGCGGCGAGTGTTAGACAGACAGCCCCCAAAAACATTTGCTTCCATTGTGATTGTGACATAACAAGTCCCTCCCGGAATAATGAATCAATCATTCGAGCGTTATTCCGTAGCCGGGAGGCAGTAAGAGAACTACTTCCTCACCGACTAGGAGAGGAGGGTGGGCACATCATTTTCAAAAAGGCGACGGTTCATATAGTTCACCTCCTTAAATTGTAGGGGTTAGCCACTTGGCTACCAGCAGCACCGGTTGTGTCAGACGACCGACTGGTGCCTCCACCTGACGATACTGCTCATAGCCAAGCCGTCCCCAGAAAAGAAGAGCGGGTTCATTATGCGCAATGACACCGTGATGAACATGCTGACTGCCATGTTGGATGCAGTAGGCTTCTATGAGTGTCACTGCTTCTTTTCCAAAGCCCTGTTGCTGATAATCAGCATGCAGGAGCAAGAGACTAATCCAGCTTTTTGAATCGTTTTCGCTGGAGAGGACGATATGGATGACTCCGATGATTGTACCTTCACGAGTAATAGCGAACCAATGCCCGGAAGGTATGCTTATCGTGGCATCATATTCGGCTTGCAGTTCAGAAAGACTTATTGTGCTCGTGCCGTTTCGAAGCTGATTGTACTTTGGATTACTGTTGTAGGTGGCGAGTAAGTCGGGTAAGTCCTCGCGCAGCAATTCGCGAATGATGAGCCGCTCACCTGTCAGAATGAGACTCATTGAGGTCCTCCGTATTTGCGGATAAGTCCAATCTGCCCGCCGTGGTAGCCCATATGATAGATCAGACGACCAAGTGCCTGACGGGGAGTCAAAGTCGCAATCGGTGCTACACAGGGGATGTCCCACGCGTCTTTTGGCAGAGCAGCCAGAGAATCCAGCAAGTGATGGTAGGCAGCATCTTTGAAAGCAAGCAGGGCAGACAATTCGGTAAAATTCCCTTCATCCTTTACAGGTCCAATTGTAGTGAGGGTGATGCCGGACGGGATTGCTCTTCCGAAAAACATCATACAGAATCGATATTCGACTTCTGCGATGTGATGAATCAAAAATCCGATGGAATTGGAGCCCGGAGCCAGCTTCCAGCCAAGCTCGGATTCATCCAATTGGACGAGTGCATCCTGATAACGGGAGCGAGCTGTTTGCAAGGTCGGCAATAGTTCTTGTTCGAACATCCAATCTTCCTTTCTGGTGTTTATTTTTATTATAGGAAAAAGTTCAGGAAAGAACAGCATGACCATTCGGAATATTTTGAATGAATGTTCACTCAGCTACCTGAATTCGGTATACTGAAGAAAAACAAGGAGTGAGAACGATGGCTCATCGCTATCATCTAACGGTTCGATCTACTGATATTGACGTAATCGGACATGTGAACAATGCCAAATATTTAGAGTACATGGAGTGGGCGCGTTTTGAGTGGATATGGGAGCAAGGATTTACGCTGGATGAATTGAGGCGACGGGCCATCATGCCGGTAGTGGTCAATATAAACATTAACTACCGTAAAGAATTGAAGATGCGTGAAGAGGTAACGGCGATTACGACAGTGGTCAAGGTGGGTGAAAAAAGCTTCGTCATCCGCCAGGAGCTGTACAACGCTGTAGATGTATTAGTAGCGGACGCCGATGTGACAATGGTCATGATCGATGCGAATACACGCCAATCTATTTCTTTGCCAGTTGAGTTGAAAGAGGCATTGCTTGTGGAATTGCCTAAAAGCTAAAGGCTTCAGGATGTTTTGCGAATGAAATCGAGGCGGAAATTATTCCATTCAAGAGCACGCAGCGCCAATGTCTCCAAGATACGCTCATGACGATCTTGACCTTCCTTTAACTCAGCAACATCTTGTTTCAACATGGCGACATCCTGCTTTAGTTCCGCAACATCGGCTTTTAACTGGTGAACTTCCATAGTCAAAGCTTCCATCTTGGCATCCAATTCGTCCTGCCGATCCATAAGAGCATAAGCAATCAGACGCAACTCATTCATACCCTCTATCAAAATATCCAGTTTTTCATTAGACATGTTTCCACCTCCTTTTTCCGTTACAATGATCATAACAAAAGACAGAGTCATATGCACAATGAAAACAGCAAGAAAAAGGGAAGGGGACGCAACTCAGCCATGTCCAAATTTACGACAATCCTATTTGATCTCGATGACACTCTCTTCGACTTTTCAGCTTGCTGGGAGAAAGGGATGCAGCAGACGATTGCGACCCATGCACTTACAGCAGAATTAGACCAAGAGAAATTCCTTGAGGCTCTGCGGCGCCACGGAGATGATCTGTGGGTCGATGTTATTGCCAAACGCTACGATTTTACGCAATACAGGAGGCTGCGTTTTCAGCGAGCCATGGCTGATTGCAACCGACAGATTGAAGCGGAGCAGGTAGACGATTTTCAACGCGCCTACCAGGCGGCATGTATGGATGCAGTCCAGCCAGATGCCACTGTCCAGTCTACTATTGCGAGGTTGGCAGAAGAGCATACGCTAGGGATTGTCACCAATGGTCCTGTCGATATGGCGTTTATCAAGCTGGAGCGGTTGGGATTGTCTATGTATTTTCCGCGGGAGCGGGTGTTTCTCTCCGAGATTATCGGGCATCATAAGCCTGATCTGCGCATATATGAACATGTTCGTGAAAAACTCGGTGTTGAGAGCAAGCAGGTGCTGTTCGTCGGAGATACGTGGGAGGCAGATGTAGCAGGGGCGATGGACGCAGGCTTCTCAGCAGTCTGGATCAATCCACGAGGGAAGAAGCCTACTTCCGAACATCAGCCACTCGCTGTCATTGAACGACTGGATCAGCTTCTCGCAATCTTGTAGAAAAAAGCAGCTCATTGCCCCATAGCCGCATAACTTGCGAGCTGTTTTCGGTGGCAATCAAGCTGCTTTTTTCTACCTATTTTCTTGCTTCTTTTGTTCCTCGCGTTTTGCGTACTGTTTTCTCATGAAAAGGATGAGAGTAACAATAATTAGCCCAATTAAAATCCCGATAGCTCCCGGTGTAAGATTTCCCCAAAAGATTTTAAACAGCAAAATCCCTGTCAGGATAACGGCGAATTCCAGATACCTACTGGCCATGCGAATCTTCCCCCATTTACATGAGCCTGATTATCGTTCGTATCTACTAACCTGATCTTTCATTTTTTCATGCTGACTCTTCCTGTACTTTGTGATGAAGAAGATGAGATTGAGGACAATCAGGCCAATTGTGATTGACATACTTCCGGTGGTCATGCTTTTTCCTATCGAGATGTTGAAAAGCAGCATCCCGGATAGGAGCAGGGCAAAAACGAGATTAAGCATCATGAGACTCTTCCCCCATAAAAATTCGTTCGAGTGAAGGGACTTCAACGTTCACGCCATAAATATCCACGCGCGCCTGGACAAGAGCACGAACGAGGGTTGCCACTTTTTGATCATCATCGACCTGGATCGATAGACGTCCGTCTTCCCAAATCGTATTGCGCCCAAGGGACTCAATAAAGGTGCGCAGGTTTCCAGAATCCTCCGTAGCAAAAGCCGAGTGACGCACATGCACAGATCGCCATGCCTGATGGGCAGCTTGCAGCTCATCGAGAGTACCGAGTGAACTGATCTTTCCGCTTTTCATGATGGCGATGCGGGTACAGATTTTCTCGACTTCATTCAAATTGTGCGAGGTCATGAAGAGCGTTTTTCCTTGTTGATGGAGCTTGCGCAGCAAATTTTGAATATGCAGGGCTGATTCGACGTCTACGCCAGAAGTAGGTTCATCAAGGAAGATGAGCTCCGGGTCTCCGACTAATGCTTGGGCAATACCCAGCTTCTTTTTCATCCCGAAGGAAAAGGTTTTGGCTTTGCGGGATGCATGCTCCTCAAGCTCAACGTCTGTCAGGATGCGCATGCATTCTTCTTTTGTCAGTGTGACGCCTTTTACCTGAGCGAAATAGTGCAGGTGCTCCGCAGGAGATAAATGGTCGTAGAAGGTGGAGTAATCCGGCAGTACGCCAATTCGTTTTTTCCAGCCTTCTGTATGGGCATCTTCTCCAAACATGCGAATGGTGCCCGCAGTCGGAATCAGAATGCCTGTCAGCATATTGATAAAGGTCGATTTTCCTGCGCCGTTTCGACCGAGGAATCCGAAAATCTCCCCGCTGTGTACAGTAAGACTAACATCATTCACGACCGTTCGATTGCCAAAGCGCTTGTTTAACTGTATGGTCTCGATCATTGCCATTAACAATCCCTCCGTCGGAATAAGTACATAGAAGCGATCAGAAAAGCTGCTGCATAGAGCCAAATGAAGCCGGTCCAGGCGCCGCCTTTTTCCATAAATGAAAAGGGTGTCAAATATTTAATCCATGGAGCTGCTGGGTGACTGGAGAAGGTACTCCACAGCCCGAGACCTGGCAAGATCAGTGCGATCACAATTCCCAAAAACATCGTGTAGCTGGGGCGAGGTATCACGAGCGAGAGCAGCAGCGCCAGCGAGATGCAATAGATAAGCAGGGATACGCAGAGGTAAAAGGTCTTGGCGTCAAACGTTTGCACGGTGGCGAAAACGACGCCAAACGTAATAATCATGCAGGTTAACCAGAAGAACGCCACTCCGAGAAATTTCCCAAAAATGATCTGATTGCGTGAAGTCCGGGTGACGAGAAAGCGAATCGTCCTGCCCGCTAGCTCACGATTTATGACATCATGAGACAGGCTGAATACAAACAAGGGCCCGAACAGCATGATGAGTGCAAAGATACCAAGCGCGTGTCCCTGAGCCAGCTCCTTTTGTGGGAGAAAGCTTGCTGCCTGATTGACGAGATCAGAAACCAAGTACGAGATGCCTACGATAAAGGCAACGGTAATTAACGATTTAATACTTTTAAATAGCCGAAAAAATTCGTGTTGGCAAATAGCCCACATAGGTAAATCCGCTCCTTTCTCCTTCATCATAATGGCTAGACCTTTCCCCTACTAAAACGCTACCTTACCATTTCCTTATCTTTTTTGTTGGCGTCGGTTCTCATGGTAGAATGAATGACAGCAAGGGAGGGAACGGATATGGAGAAAGAAGCAAGAATCTTGCTGGTAGATGATGAAGAAGCGATTTTGCAGATGCTTCAAACAGTGCTGAAAAAGGAAGGCTTTGTCCAGATCGATACATGTACGACAGCAGCAGAGGCGATTCGTCTCGTGGAGGAGAAGACATACGACTTGTTGATTCTGGATGTCATGCTCCCTGATAAAAATGGATTTGAGCTGTGCGGAGCCGTGCGCCAGCGAACAAAGGCACCGGTCTTTTTTCTGACGGCAAAGGGCACGGATTTTGATAAATTAAGCGGATTCGCTTATGGAGCGGATGATTACATAACGAAGCCATTTCATCCACTAGAGGTCGTTGCCCGGATGAAGGCTCATCTGCGCAGAACCTTGGGGGGATCTGCTCCAGCCCAGGAAGAAAAGCGCTTTGATTTTGGCCGTTTTCAAGTAAATCTGGAGGCAGCCGAGCTGTTCGTGAACGGAGAACGAGTGGACTGCCCGGCGCAAGTATTTTCATTGCTCGTCTTTTTCTGCCAGAATCCGAACCGGGTATTTACGAAAGAACAAATATACGATCATGTATGGAAAGACGAGTACGGGATGTTTGATGAAAATACAGTCATGGTGCACATTCACAAGCTGCGCCAGCGCATAGAAGAAAATCCGGGACAGCCAAAGCTCCTGGTTACGGTAAGAGGGCTGGGCTACAAGCTGGTTAGTCCGGCAAGACAGTCATGAATTTGCGAAACAAGCTGATCTTTCAATATGTCCGGCAACTGTTCGGGTTTCTCCTCATCTTGCTGCTGTTTTTGATTATCGCGATGCTGGGGTTAGGCTGGCGCATAATGAACGAGCAGTTGGCCGTCGATTTGTCCAGGCTGGAAGCGTCCGATTTGACATTGAAGATGGATTACGAGGGGAAGCGTGTTCGCGTCGAACCGGAAATCGAGCAGAGCGTGGCGAGGCATCAAGGCTGGTTGCAGATTATCGACAAGCATGGAAAAATCCTGTACAACTATCGGACGCCTGCTGATGTTCCCAGCCAATTTGGGCCAGGAGAGTGGATTAGTTATGTAGAAGACCGTGATGCTTCTCCCTATCACATCACGCACTGGGTTATAAACCAATTTGACGAAAATATGATCATCCTCTATGGAACACCCGCTCCAGAAAAAGAAATGATGAAGCGACTGATCGCAGCAAAAACGGGAACCAGCAAAGAGACATGGGATACGTTGAACAAAAGCTTTTCCCAAGAAAAGGCATGGTACTTGGTATACGATCATACGGGGAAACTCATTCATCAATGGAATCACCCGAGAGCTTCTGCCCAGTTAGACATGACGGAAGTACTTCAGAACGGCGAGACAGCAAAAAATGTTCCTGTCCGCATCACAAGTCGATATGACACGAAGAGCGACTTGACGTACGTAGTGGGCACTCCGAATCCAAACTATCAGTCTGGTGTCCAAGAGACGTCGGAGGATGCCATGGTCAAGGAAACGTTCCTTCAGATCGGTGTGATTTTGATCCTGGTCGTTCTATTCGCAGGAAGCTGGTATGCGTGGCGGGTAGGTAAGCCGCTCTTGCACATGGTGAATTGGCTGGAAAGACTGGCCCAAGGTCGCTATGAGGAGCCCATCGGGAAAAAAGGAAAACCAATCGGAAGGAATTGGCGAGGGAAAGAAAAGAAGTCATTTCGTGTGTTCAAGGATGTGTTTGACGCTCTCCGGCATCTGAGTGAAACCTTGCGTTCCAATGAAAAGCTTCAGCAAGAGATCGAGCAGACGCGAGAGGAATGGATTACCGGGCTCTCCCATGATCTCAAGACACCGCTGAGCTCGATTTACGGTTATGCTACCTTTTTGGAGTCCGAACAATATGAGTGGGACAGAAAAGAAGTCAGCGAATTTGGGAAAACGATACGGGAAAAGTCAGACTACATGAACGGACTGATTGAAGATTTGAATTTGACCTATCGACTCAAGAACCAAGCTTTGCCGATGGTCAAGCAACCTGTCGCGATCGTAGAAAGCATTCGCAGGATTGTGGTGGATATGGTGAACGATCCGAGCTCGTCCTTGCATGACATCGAATTTTTGGCGAATGTCCAATCGTTAAGGGCCGAGGTCGATCCAATCTGGTTTCGCCGCATCATCGTCAACATTTTGACAAACGCGATCAAATATACCCCGGCAGGTACACACTTGCTCGTAGAGGTACAGTCGATTGCAACCGATCAGTTTATGGTCAAAATTGCGGATAATGGACCGGGCATGGATGAGACGACATTGGCCAATCTGTTCGAAAGATACTACCGAGGTGGGCATACAGGAGAGAACACCAGTGGAACGGGGC is from Brevibacillus brevis and encodes:
- a CDS encoding S66 family peptidase — encoded protein: MITYPSLKNGATIGVTAPSSGVPEYLHELIRLACSRMESRGYSIVCKDTVWTQEKAKSAPATNRAAEFNALMQDEDVDIIIPPWGGELLIEILDKLDFQSMQPKWVLGYSDVSVLLFAITLKTGMATAHGTNLVDMRGAHMDETTAMWETVLSTQKGESVLQYSSPMYQKEWQHANPSPHIFHLTEPTVWKTTETTPHVNMQGRLLGGCIDILRHVIGTPYGDVQTFQREQIGNEVIIWYLENCELSATDQRRSLVQMKLAGWFDHCAGIMFGRSPVNQAVDGYTVEDVYQELACELQVPVLYDVDCGHMPPQITFINGAFAEVELSFEKGSVRQYFRP
- a CDS encoding DMT family transporter; translated protein: MSQSQWKQMFLGAVCLTLAAAIWGGVYVVSKVVLEVIPPFTLLIFRFCIALVVLGAFTIGRKERVARKDYPLLMAIAFVGVTISIAAQFLGTKLSTAHMGALITSASPAFIAIFAVWLLKERIHLKQAAGILLATIGVIIVIGVPDQTDAQSSLAGNLILFVAAISWGLYTVLSKKATQRYSSLLVTTYVALFGIIFTSPLMFWELSVTPVSWQFGWDIWAGVLYIGMISTAGAFYLWNKGFELLPAGSGAGFFFVQPIVGAFLGWLLLHEHLGVGFFAGGAFIFLGVALSTLRTRESAKNKRETTEEHPLPHYNEKQG
- a CDS encoding GNAT family N-acetyltransferase → MSLILTGERLIIRELLREDLPDLLATYNSNPKYNQLRNGTSTISLSELQAEYDATISIPSGHWFAITREGTIIGVIHIVLSSENDSKSWISLLLLHADYQQQGFGKEAVTLIEAYCIQHGSQHVHHGVIAHNEPALLFWGRLGYEQYRQVEAPVGRLTQPVLLVAKWLTPTI
- a CDS encoding DinB family protein; the encoded protein is MFEQELLPTLQTARSRYQDALVQLDESELGWKLAPGSNSIGFLIHHIAEVEYRFCMMFFGRAIPSGITLTTIGPVKDEGNFTELSALLAFKDAAYHHLLDSLAALPKDAWDIPCVAPIATLTPRQALGRLIYHMGYHGGQIGLIRKYGGPQ
- a CDS encoding acyl-CoA thioesterase, translating into MAHRYHLTVRSTDIDVIGHVNNAKYLEYMEWARFEWIWEQGFTLDELRRRAIMPVVVNININYRKELKMREEVTAITTVVKVGEKSFVIRQELYNAVDVLVADADVTMVMIDANTRQSISLPVELKEALLVELPKS
- a CDS encoding HAD family hydrolase — its product is MSKFTTILFDLDDTLFDFSACWEKGMQQTIATHALTAELDQEKFLEALRRHGDDLWVDVIAKRYDFTQYRRLRFQRAMADCNRQIEAEQVDDFQRAYQAACMDAVQPDATVQSTIARLAEEHTLGIVTNGPVDMAFIKLERLGLSMYFPRERVFLSEIIGHHKPDLRIYEHVREKLGVESKQVLFVGDTWEADVAGAMDAGFSAVWINPRGKKPTSEHQPLAVIERLDQLLAIL
- a CDS encoding ABC transporter ATP-binding protein codes for the protein MAMIETIQLNKRFGNRTVVNDVSLTVHSGEIFGFLGRNGAGKSTFINMLTGILIPTAGTIRMFGEDAHTEGWKKRIGVLPDYSTFYDHLSPAEHLHYFAQVKGVTLTKEECMRILTDVELEEHASRKAKTFSFGMKKKLGIAQALVGDPELIFLDEPTSGVDVESALHIQNLLRKLHQQGKTLFMTSHNLNEVEKICTRIAIMKSGKISSLGTLDELQAAHQAWRSVHVRHSAFATEDSGNLRTFIESLGRNTIWEDGRLSIQVDDDQKVATLVRALVQARVDIYGVNVEVPSLERIFMGEESHDA
- a CDS encoding ABC transporter permease, which translates into the protein MMKEKGADLPMWAICQHEFFRLFKSIKSLITVAFIVGISYLVSDLVNQAASFLPQKELAQGHALGIFALIMLFGPLFVFSLSHDVINRELAGRTIRFLVTRTSRNQIIFGKFLGVAFFWLTCMIITFGVVFATVQTFDAKTFYLCVSLLIYCISLALLLSLVIPRPSYTMFLGIVIALILPGLGLWSTFSSHPAAPWIKYLTPFSFMEKGGAWTGFIWLYAAAFLIASMYLFRRRDC
- a CDS encoding response regulator transcription factor — encoded protein: MEKEARILLVDDEEAILQMLQTVLKKEGFVQIDTCTTAAEAIRLVEEKTYDLLILDVMLPDKNGFELCGAVRQRTKAPVFFLTAKGTDFDKLSGFAYGADDYITKPFHPLEVVARMKAHLRRTLGGSAPAQEEKRFDFGRFQVNLEAAELFVNGERVDCPAQVFSLLVFFCQNPNRVFTKEQIYDHVWKDEYGMFDENTVMVHIHKLRQRIEENPGQPKLLVTVRGLGYKLVSPARQS
- a CDS encoding sensor histidine kinase, with translation MNLRNKLIFQYVRQLFGFLLILLLFLIIAMLGLGWRIMNEQLAVDLSRLEASDLTLKMDYEGKRVRVEPEIEQSVARHQGWLQIIDKHGKILYNYRTPADVPSQFGPGEWISYVEDRDASPYHITHWVINQFDENMIILYGTPAPEKEMMKRLIAAKTGTSKETWDTLNKSFSQEKAWYLVYDHTGKLIHQWNHPRASAQLDMTEVLQNGETAKNVPVRITSRYDTKSDLTYVVGTPNPNYQSGVQETSEDAMVKETFLQIGVILILVVLFAGSWYAWRVGKPLLHMVNWLERLAQGRYEEPIGKKGKPIGRNWRGKEKKSFRVFKDVFDALRHLSETLRSNEKLQQEIEQTREEWITGLSHDLKTPLSSIYGYATFLESEQYEWDRKEVSEFGKTIREKSDYMNGLIEDLNLTYRLKNQALPMVKQPVAIVESIRRIVVDMVNDPSSSLHDIEFLANVQSLRAEVDPIWFRRIIVNILTNAIKYTPAGTHLLVEVQSIATDQFMVKIADNGPGMDETTLANLFERYYRGGHTGENTSGTGLGMAIAKQLVLAHGGEITVESKLGSGTVVVMTFPAVIS